The DNA segment tatagatataaaattttaacctatgttaataaatttattcttgtataaaaatattatatagttacgAATTTTAACCAATTTTAATGATGAATGatcatttatttaaatgatacaatttaacaaataaaatttgttaatttacctatataatataattttgtcatatttaattttatataatacagaatataattataaaatttataaaaataatataggcTTTGTATTTCTTGTTTTAGAATAAATTTTACTTAACattgatttatataatattatactactaattactaaattaattaaagtgttattttataaaatatttaaaattttagtaatatttttttagattctttctcaacagattttgttataactaaaaaataatattcaaatttatagttggTCATACTATACAATGACTTATTAATAGTAAATAAAACTATgaccataaattaataaattacatTAAAATGTTTGAGTAGaatttcttattaaaaaaatcaaatttcataatcttagataatattttaacatagtttaataaaatctatagtaaatttttatttcaaattaaatcATCTAAAAATCATTATCAATTCAAACTGTAATTGAATACATACCCCCATAATGTCAGAATAGTGTGAAATTTTCTCCTTAAAACATTAGAAATTGATCATTAGCCTATCCGAAATATTTctatcaaaaaacaaaaaaaaatactctatctaattatatttttttacatttatataattattattgaaAATATGACTATATCTGAAATATTTctatcaaaaaacaaaaatattactctatcttattgaaaatataattattctttatgttaaatttattaactttttattatatatctaCCAACTTATAatattgtaatatattttaaatattatttataaaagagTGAATTTGTTAGAAAACCAAAACAAAGTGTGAAATTAGGAAAATGCATAATACAGTGAAACTAGTAAACGCACAGTGTACATGTCATACTGCAAATTACCTTTGTCAAACagtaaataatagtatttttaggTATATTGCTAATTATGGGATAATATTAACGTATGGGATGCAAATACTCTTTATAAGAAGTATTTTTACAATCTAGAAAAAAATGTAGAACAAAAAAAGTTCTAATGAATCTGGAACAAATGGAATACTTTATAGAGCAGAAAGAGAATCATAACGGCCGATTTCTCGTTTAATTATTTCTCGGTGGACGGTACCATTAGTTTACATTAGCTTTTTCTTAATATAACTATAATACATTTTAGACAGTATAATATATTTCGGAACTGCTACAGTAATATTTAGACTTATCCTGTAGACTGTCGTCTGGTCTGGTATTCATTTTTGCGTGGCAAAAGCACCTATAAGTGAAATTGCAAATAATTTTTGTTAGCTAAGCACATGTTCATGTTCTTAAAACCTTTGGTTTTTTtggaacggacttagccaacgttAAAGTATCAAACCACTAAAGGTTAGCATCGACCGAGTAATAAATGTTAAATGAAGCCGACTCCGGCTGAATAGAACCGGGCTAACCAGTCTAACTATATTCATCATATTGTTTGCAACTTtggaaatttaaatatattagtgaaaatatgattatatttaacatatatacgctgacaaaaaaacatgtatattaCATATAACTGATTAAAACGGTTAACTGATAGCAAATACCTTTCAAGGTAGTACTATTTCTGCATATAATGCAGTTACAAAAACGGTGTGTGCATATAATGAGTTTAATTGCCCATGCAAATAAAAACGGATAAGGAGTACTGTAAACTTTTTGGATACACGTTCTATTattaagggcatctccaattCTACTCAATTTTTGACTCTAAACTCAATTATGAAGTAAAATTTTCTCCAATCTCACTCTatattcaactccaaaatggagtaataactatgattactccatttatagagtaatcTTATCCATTATTTCATTTTGGAAttgaactttttatatttatgaaatggttcttttaatttttaatgtttttatttcatacttaaaataatataataacataagaaaatataatactcCGCAATAGATTACTTTataatttacataaaatatgcataaactcataaaagtcaaaactaaaaataaataatataaataaatataatataatataaataataaatttaataattaattcggTAAATTGTTTTTGAAACTACCAAAATCGGTGAAGTATTATTCAAACGGAATAGATGAGTTTTTTAATCTTGTGGgtcaaaattttgattgataACATTTGTACTTGTTAAACTTGATATATGCACAAATAATAAGACCCAATACATAATTCAAATTACAAaactaaactttatttttttctttatgttcttttaatgcatataaatatttttgaattagaaaAATTCCATATGATAAAATCTGCACGAATTGAAATTGGAAGATAATCTCTAATTgtattttaatgataaatattgaatttaaataaaatatattattatgaaaattttgtaaacataaagtAGTTGGGttaattgttaaatttttataagttgaAGGTACTACTAACAAttattaactaaataaaaaaaatattttgtttggagtaaaaaatggagtaatacattggactAAAACCCAATTCCATTTTGAAGTTACaccattttagagtaaaatttggagtaatacattggagatgctctaacccCTGATGGATAATagtcaaaaattatttttcttatttaccAAATTCTCAAATGCCAAACAAATCCCACAGCTTTTGTATCTCCGAGTACGCGTTAACACTAAAGTTATAATTCTGTACCACTTAATTAGCgcataaaacaaaagatagtATCTGCTTAAATAATTCGAGTATATTTAAAGAAGCCTAATATgttgacaaattttttttttaacgaagccgctaaaagataaatatattaatccACATGTAACttaataaacaaagaaaaacatattatatgaaGGAATAACTCTCCTATAAATTTATGAGTTTACTCTCTAGACATCACCTCTCACAAactcaaactaaaaaaaaaagtactttTCTCTTTTATTATCAATAAGCAACAGAAAAAGAACCAGTGAAACAATTTCAATATTCTTGAAAGTAATGGACCAAGAACAAACACAACATAGCCCAACCGGCCATAGTCACTCACCTTCTTCCCCAGCTTCGGGTTCCACCTCGACCGAAACGGTTCGGTCACGATGGTCACCTAAACCGGAACAAATACTCATACTTGAGTCGATCTTCAACAGTGGTATGGTTAACCCTCCCAAAGAAGAGACGGTAAGGATACGAAAGATGCTCGAGAAGTTTGGGGCGGTGGGAGATGCAAATGTCTTCTATTGGTTTCAAAACCGGCGGTCAAGATCTCGAAGGAGGCAGCGGCAGCTCCAGGCCGCAGCTGCGGCCGTAACCACCAATACTTGTGACCAGACCATGATGGTAAACACCAGCTTACCACAATATAGTGGGGCTGATTTGGGGTTTGGAGGTTGTAGCACTTCCTCTAATTACTTATATGGTGGGTCATCATCTCAAACTCCTTCATTTTTTCTtggtctttcttcttctcctccttgcTCAAGCTCctcttcaacttcttcttcaGCTAGCTCTTCAACTTCTTCTTATGGTGGTGGATATGATAATCATAGCAATAATGGCATGGAAAATCTCTTAGCAATGTCTGGTCAATTGGGTTACCATGAAGCTAGTCAGCATCATTATCAACATCATAGCTCAAATCTCTCACCAATGATGTGCCCATCTGATCAAAGCTCCAGTTATGATCACTACCAACAAGGTAAACAAAACAGTTTATTTGCATGCCTCTTTTTGCTTTTTAAACTCAAGTGCTTTTTCCTCTTAACACTCTTTCTTTCCCCAAAAAGTCtttataacattataaaaatCGTAAAAGTTGAATTAAACTAGGAAAATTCCAATTCTTGGTGGGTTTCAAccaaactaactaaattttatttatttggggGTTAATTAATAATAGCCCGTGTTAATTACATTTCCAATGGTGCCTAACATCTTGTACTTGAAAGCCAGTCCTCTAatatattggtttatatataatataaaagcaAAATTCTGAGgttaatttcttttcttttatttcagaACAAAACTCTCTCTTGATGTctttattttaactataaatgtTAACCAAAGAACCGACTTCTAAGACTATTAGATGAATTTTTCTTCCAATATCGCCTACTCTTGTTCTTGATaggtaattttataatataattttcggACATATTATTAgagatatttttgaaatttaggGTTAACGGTCTTTATAAACGGAGTTCCGACAGAAGTGACGAGTGGAGGTATAGACATGAAAGCAATGTTTGGAGAAGATTTGGTTTTGGTGCATTCCTCAGGTGTTCCTCTTCCTACTGATGAGTTTGGTTTTTTGATGCATAGCTTACAACATGGTGAAGCTTATTTCCTGGTAATATTTTAATCTCacatctttgtatttttttttgtattatattttgttttatttctgaTCGAATTCCTCGTGAAGAGCTTTATCACATTGTTTGTTTTCGagctaattttatatattatacttttgttttgttctttatCTCTCCATCTCCATCTTTCCATCCTCACTTTGGTGTTGAAAATAGGAAATGAGATGGAACCCAATTGGGGTAAAGTCCTAAATTGTCtgctataatatattttaatcatcatAACTTAACAATATTATAGTCTTTCGTAAGAGAAACAGAATATAATTCTTAATTGATGAGTGTCGGTTTGTGGAGTAAATGAACATGATATGTTAAggctttctttgtttttttttttg comes from the Brassica rapa cultivar Chiifu-401-42 chromosome A01, CAAS_Brap_v3.01, whole genome shotgun sequence genome and includes:
- the LOC103828205 gene encoding WUSCHEL-related homeobox 11 isoform X1; translated protein: MDQEQTQHSPTGHSHSPSSPASGSTSTETVRSRWSPKPEQILILESIFNSGMVNPPKEETVRIRKMLEKFGAVGDANVFYWFQNRRSRSRRRQRQLQAAAAAVTTNTCDQTMMVNTSLPQYSGADLGFGGCSTSSNYLYGGSSSQTPSFFLGLSSSPPCSSSSSTSSSASSSTSSYGGGYDNHSNNGMENLLAMSGQLGYHEASQHHYQHHSSNLSPMMCPSDQSSSYDHYQQGLTVFINGVPTEVTSGGIDMKAMFGEDLVLVHSSGVPLPTDEFGFLMHSLQHGEAYFLVPRQT
- the LOC103828205 gene encoding WUSCHEL-related homeobox 11 isoform X2 codes for the protein MDQEQTQHSPTGHSHSPSSPASGSTSTETVRSRWSPKPEQILILESIFNSGMVNPPKEETVRIRKMLEKFGAVGDANVFYWFQNRRSRSRRRQRQLQAAAAAVTTNTCDQTMMVNTSLPQYSGADLGFGGCSTSSNYLYASSSTSSYGGGYDNHSNNGMENLLAMSGQLGYHEASQHHYQHHSSNLSPMMCPSDQSSSYDHYQQGLTVFINGVPTEVTSGGIDMKAMFGEDLVLVHSSGVPLPTDEFGFLMHSLQHGEAYFLVPRQT